In Laspinema palackyanum D2c, the genomic stretch TGGAAACGATGTTAGAACCTATCATTGAAGATAGATTCAAATCTGCTGCTGAAGCTTTAGGGGTTTTGGAGGCCAAACGAGAACGAATTGTGCCGCGATCGGCCCGTAATCTTCAACCTATAGGCAGTCGCATTGTTCTGGAAAAAACTCCCACGCAACTCAAGGTAAAAGTCCCCCCATACCCATTTAACATTAGTAATATATTTATCTTAATATTTACAATGCTTTGGATCAGTGCTTTAATGCCTCTAACTCTTGGAGCCCTTGCTGGGGGGGTCTGGATTGTCCTCTTTTTTCTTGTACCTTTTTGGGGCGCAGGTATATTATTACTAGGCAGTAGCCTGTGGAGGATGTTGGGGTCTATCACCCTAACTTTTTATCGACATAAATTTAAAATGTCTTGGTGCTTTTTGGATATCATAAAAACAATTGAGGGAGAAATAAATGATATTTGCCGGGTAGAAGTAAGACCCTCACGTCCCAGTGATAACGAAAGTAAAACTATAATTTGTGCCTTACAAGTGGGGGTAAAGAGTTACTATTTTGGATTGGGACTGACCTTGATAGAACAAGAGTGGCTCGTCACAGAAATCGCTGACTTTATCGGAAAACCTAAATTAATCGTCCGCTAAGACTTAAAATAGGTTGCAGAACTGGATTAATCTAAAACTGGCTTACAAATGTACAGGTATCGCCCTTATTTAAGTTTAGCGGGTATCCTGATTCTGGGTACTGTCCTGCGCTTTGCCCAATTAGAGGCCAAACCCGTCTGGTTAGATGAAATTCTCACCGGGTTATTTAGTTTGGGGCATAGTTATGAAAATATCCCCTTAGATGCAGTTTTTCCCTTAGCACAATTTGCCGATATTTTTACCTTAAATTCAACGGCCAGTTGTCAGAAAATTGCCGAAATGGTGGCAACAGAATCCACTCATCCCCCGCTATTTTTTTGCTTAACCCATGAGTGGTTGAGTACGGTTCAGGGGTCCTGGGTGTGGCAGGCCCGATCGCTCTGTGCCCTGTTTGGCGTGGGTGCGATCGCTGCGATGTATGGGTTAAATCGCATCGCCTTTTCTCGGCAAGCTGGGGTCATGGGTGCGGCAGTAATGGCAGTCTCTCCCTTTGCCGTTTATCTCTCCCAAGAGGCACGCCATTATACCCTGCCGATGCTGTTAGTTATTTTATCCCTGATGGGATTGATTCAAATTCAAAAAGATTTACATCATCGGGGAAAAATTCGCCCTTGGGTGGGAATCAGTTGGGTAATTTTTAATACATTAGGACTCTATACCCACTATTTTTTCCTGTTAGCTTGGGTCGCCGAATTATTGACGATTTTGGCGTTAAGTTTGGGGAAATACCTGCATCCTGTAAGCCTGGGACTACAGCAACAAAGCTCCCCTGCACCGGCTAAAGAGATGGTAACTTGGCTGAATTTGGGGGGGTATAGTTTGCTGCCCTTGTTATTGTATCTCCCTTGGTTACCCACTCTGCACAACCATTTCAGCCGTCCCGAAACCGATTGGTTTAAACCCTTTGAACCGTCATGGGTGGATAGTATAACGCCGATTTTTCAAACCTTAGCCGGTTGGTTAGTGATGGTTGTGGCATTCCCGGTGGAAAATCAACCCCTTTGGATAGTTATTCCTTCGGCGATTTTGATGCTGTTATGGTCCGGCTATTTTTTATTATCTATCACTCCTCGAATTAAAGCCCTTTTTACCAGCCCAAATACCCGGTTATCGGGTCTAACTTTATTATTTTTTACGGGGTTTGTTTTATTAGAATATTTGACAATTGTTTATGGGGTCGGCAAAGATATTACGTCCGCTGTGCGCTACCACTTTATCTATTATCCGGGGATTTGTGCATTATTAGGCGCGAGTTTGATGATGAATCCCGTGGGGAGAGAAGAAACCAACCCGTCTGCGCCGGTTCTCTCAAATCCGCTTGCCAAAAGTCGATTTCCTATCTTAGCTCGCGCAGGCGGGCTAAGTCCGGATAGCCCCACCCTGAAGGATGCGGCTTCGTATTTAATTCCTGGTTTTCTAATTGTGGGGCTGATCAGTAGTGTTTTTGTGGTGTCAAATTGGGTATTTCAAAAGTCTTATGATCCGGCAGGGGTGGCGCAGCAACTCAATTTAGAACCGACTGTCCCGTTGGTGGTGGTGGTGGGATATGAGAATATGCAAGAGGTGGCTTTGGGCTTGAGTTTTGCCCTAGAATTGGATAAAATACGGCCCGGGAATTTACCCGAGACGGGTTGGGCATTTATGACCCGATCGCCCAGTTATCAGTCCGTCTGGGAAAATCTCGGTTCTGTTTCGGGATTACCGCCTTCTGCTGTTAATTTATGGATCGTCGCCCCGGGTTTGCGTCAGCGAGAATATCCGCCTCAATTGGGGTTAGGCGATCGCCTCTGTAATCTCGACCCTAATCACTATTATCGATTAGGAATTCCCTATCAACTTTATCGGTGTGCGGGAGCGGAAAATGAGCCCGCGTAGGCGGGCTTTGTTGCTATAGCCCCACCCTTTAGAGTGCAGGCTTTTACTCATCCATTTGCCACATTTCCTTGGTGAAATCTTCATCAAAAAATTTCTTAGGACGTAGCACTAACAAGACTTGTCCGAGAATTTTAATCTCTGGTTCTTGTTCAAACCACTGCATTTTTAGTTTCCCATTTTCTTCCCATAAAAAATACCCATTCGGGTCCCATTGGCGGGCAGCGCGATCGACTAAGACGAGGACTTCTTCCGCTTTTCCGGGTAGGCTAATCGGTAAATCGTCGCTATGCCAGAGAATCGTCACCGGGTCTTCAGCGCGTAAGAGAACTTGCCAACTGGGGACGGGAACCCAGGCGGCATTTCCCGAGGATTTGACGATGCCAAAAGGTTCTTCGGGCTCAATTAGGGGAACTGCTTGTAAATCTTCCACGGTGAGGGGCATTCTGCCCACAACAGGGAGGATTTTAGGGAGTTCTTCAGCGGATTCTAAACGGTAAACTGATAAGGTGGGCGCAGATCGAGTCGAGGTAACGGTAAAATCTGTCAGCAGTTGTTCAACTTGTTTCCGGGCGCTAACTGTATGGGCGAAGGATAATCCTCGGGCAATTAAGCGCGATCGCTCTTGTAAATCGGATTTTTGACGGGCAAGTTTCCAACATTGATAGGCGACGGCATCCCCGGGATGGGTGGAAAAAGCTTCCGGTATTTTGGCGAGTCGGGATAAATCTTTCATCGCTTTGACAAGTTCATGAGTCTCGTCCACATCCAAGTTTTTACTGACAATGAAGTCAGCCGCTTTAGCCCGTTCTTCTTGACTGAGGATGCGGAGTTCATACAGAATATCACTCCCTTTGCGGTTAAAATGCGCCTGGGTATCTTCGGAGACTCCAACAGCGATGATGGAATTATAAACTTGATAACCGACCACAATTTGATTCTGTTGAATCTGCTCAAAGCCGGTCTCTTCAAAAATTTGCTGAGTATTATAACCCGCTTTTTGCAAGCGTTGGCAGGCCGTTCCCCAGCCGACCCAGTTTCCTTCTTTGCGACGCAGTAATCGGATTAAATCTTCGGATTCTTGGGGGGATAAAGCCGGTTCGGCATTGGGCTTGGACATTTCAGGCGAGCTATCTGTCATGAGTTCTCAATTAATAATTCAGATTCAAGGTGAGCAGTTTTGAGGAGCGTGAGGGTTAAAGATTGGAGGGGATTAGGGGGCTGAATTGTTCAGACTCTCTACCGCCAGTCGCAGTTGTCCGTTATGAGTTTCTAGCAACTGTTGAGCCTCCTCTTTGTTGAGATGAGTCCAATGCATGATTAAGGCCAGTTTGACTGATCGCCCGCTTTTTTCTAACAGAAACCCGGCCTCTTGGCGACTTAACCCGGTCAAATCTTCCAGAATTCTCAAGGCGCGGTCTTGGAGCTTTTTATTGGTGACCGAAACATCTACCATCCGGTTGCCATAGACTTTTCCCAGCTTGACCATCACTCCGGTTGAGAGGATATTTAAGGCCATTTTGGTCACTGTTCCCGCTTTTAACCGGGTAGAACCGGCTAAAATTTCCGGCCCCACGAGCAGGCGAATATCAATATCCACCGGCACTTCCACCTGTTCTGCTGGAACACAGGCGATAAAAACCGTGCTCGCCCCCCGACGACGGGCCGCTTGTAAGGCCCCTTGGACAAAGGGAGTGGTCCCGCCTGCGGTAATGCCGACGAGCACATCTAAGTCCGTGAGGTGACGTCGGACCACGGCATCTTCCCCATCTTCGGCGCGGTCCTCCAGGTCCTCAGAACTGCGGATTAAAGCCCCGGCACCCCCGGCAATGATCCCCTGAACCATTTCCGGGGGAGTACAGAAGGTGGGGGGACATTCGGCAGCATCCAGGACTCCGAGACGGCCACTGGTCCCGGCCCCAATATAAAAGAGGCGTCCCCCTTGCCGGAGTTTGTCTGCGGCGAGGTCGATCGCTTGGGCGAGTGGAGTCCGGGCACTGGCGATCGCCGCTAAGGTTTTGGCATCCTCCTGATTGAATAGATCCACCAATTCCAGGGAACTGAGTCGGTCGAGATTTGCGCTACTGGGGTTCACCTGCTCTGTGAGTAGATGTCCCCGTTCCTCCAAGTTTGTCATGATTGAGGGATGAATGAATAATTATGAATTTTTGATGAGCAATTCTGGCTTTGCTCAGGGGTTCCAGGGTACTGGTTAGTGGGTCGAGGGAACCTCAACGAAACCCTCCCCTCCGGTCCCCTCCCCTGTGACTTGGGGAGGGAACGGCTTAAGGTTTAACCTGAATGAGAAAAGTACCGATTTAGAGCAATCCTTCTAACTGCCGACGAATGCGATCGAGTTCTGATTGGGCCAAATTATCATCCTCCGGTTCTGGGGCCTCCGGTTGCCACTCCAGTTCTTCCAGATT encodes the following:
- a CDS encoding glycosyltransferase family 39 protein, producing the protein MYRYRPYLSLAGILILGTVLRFAQLEAKPVWLDEILTGLFSLGHSYENIPLDAVFPLAQFADIFTLNSTASCQKIAEMVATESTHPPLFFCLTHEWLSTVQGSWVWQARSLCALFGVGAIAAMYGLNRIAFSRQAGVMGAAVMAVSPFAVYLSQEARHYTLPMLLVILSLMGLIQIQKDLHHRGKIRPWVGISWVIFNTLGLYTHYFFLLAWVAELLTILALSLGKYLHPVSLGLQQQSSPAPAKEMVTWLNLGGYSLLPLLLYLPWLPTLHNHFSRPETDWFKPFEPSWVDSITPIFQTLAGWLVMVVAFPVENQPLWIVIPSAILMLLWSGYFLLSITPRIKALFTSPNTRLSGLTLLFFTGFVLLEYLTIVYGVGKDITSAVRYHFIYYPGICALLGASLMMNPVGREETNPSAPVLSNPLAKSRFPILARAGGLSPDSPTLKDAASYLIPGFLIVGLISSVFVVSNWVFQKSYDPAGVAQQLNLEPTVPLVVVVGYENMQEVALGLSFALELDKIRPGNLPETGWAFMTRSPSYQSVWENLGSVSGLPPSAVNLWIVAPGLRQREYPPQLGLGDRLCNLDPNHYYRLGIPYQLYRCAGAENEPA
- a CDS encoding RuBisCO accumulation factor 1, with the translated sequence MTDSSPEMSKPNAEPALSPQESEDLIRLLRRKEGNWVGWGTACQRLQKAGYNTQQIFEETGFEQIQQNQIVVGYQVYNSIIAVGVSEDTQAHFNRKGSDILYELRILSQEERAKAADFIVSKNLDVDETHELVKAMKDLSRLAKIPEAFSTHPGDAVAYQCWKLARQKSDLQERSRLIARGLSFAHTVSARKQVEQLLTDFTVTSTRSAPTLSVYRLESAEELPKILPVVGRMPLTVEDLQAVPLIEPEEPFGIVKSSGNAAWVPVPSWQVLLRAEDPVTILWHSDDLPISLPGKAEEVLVLVDRAARQWDPNGYFLWEENGKLKMQWFEQEPEIKILGQVLLVLRPKKFFDEDFTKEMWQMDE
- the murQ gene encoding N-acetylmuramic acid 6-phosphate etherase, with protein sequence MTNLEERGHLLTEQVNPSSANLDRLSSLELVDLFNQEDAKTLAAIASARTPLAQAIDLAADKLRQGGRLFYIGAGTSGRLGVLDAAECPPTFCTPPEMVQGIIAGGAGALIRSSEDLEDRAEDGEDAVVRRHLTDLDVLVGITAGGTTPFVQGALQAARRRGASTVFIACVPAEQVEVPVDIDIRLLVGPEILAGSTRLKAGTVTKMALNILSTGVMVKLGKVYGNRMVDVSVTNKKLQDRALRILEDLTGLSRQEAGFLLEKSGRSVKLALIMHWTHLNKEEAQQLLETHNGQLRLAVESLNNSAP